The following are encoded together in the Candidatus Methylomirabilota bacterium genome:
- a CDS encoding serine hydrolase domain-containing protein yields the protein MCASPLLTAVVEGGKLGPHDPLSHPVPWWSLTKVALAAGALALVAREKLALDAPLAGRPFTLRQLLQHTAGVPDYGGLAAYHEAVARSDEPWSTHELLRRADAETLLFPPGRGWAYSNVGYLIVRRLIEDAAGEEIDAALQRLVFTPLRVPGVRLARVPSDLGVTAWGNEAGYHPGWVYHGLLIGTPGEAALFLDRLLSGPLLPPALLDAMAEPYPLGGPMQRRPWRTPGYGLGLMIDVASPRGRCHGHTGQGPGSTAAAYRFADLDSPCTASAFAPVEDQGVVEQAVLALPKTMS from the coding sequence ATGTGCGCCTCGCCGCTCCTGACCGCGGTGGTCGAGGGGGGAAAGCTCGGCCCTCACGATCCGCTTTCGCATCCGGTGCCATGGTGGAGCCTCACGAAGGTGGCGCTGGCCGCGGGCGCCCTCGCCCTCGTGGCGCGAGAAAAGCTCGCGCTGGACGCGCCCCTCGCCGGGCGGCCCTTCACCTTGCGCCAGCTCCTGCAGCACACGGCGGGTGTCCCCGACTACGGCGGGCTTGCCGCCTATCACGAGGCCGTGGCGAGGAGCGACGAGCCCTGGAGTACGCACGAGCTCTTGCGGCGCGCCGATGCGGAGACCTTGCTCTTTCCGCCAGGACGAGGCTGGGCCTATTCGAATGTCGGATACCTCATCGTCCGTCGCCTCATCGAGGACGCGGCAGGCGAAGAGATCGACGCGGCGCTTCAGCGCCTGGTGTTCACCCCATTGCGGGTGCCGGGGGTGCGGCTCGCGCGCGTCCCTAGCGATCTCGGCGTCACCGCGTGGGGCAATGAGGCGGGCTACCATCCGGGCTGGGTCTATCACGGCCTTCTGATCGGCACGCCGGGCGAGGCCGCGCTGTTCCTCGATCGCCTGCTCTCGGGTCCTTTGCTCCCGCCCGCGCTGCTGGACGCCATGGCTGAGCCTTACCCTCTCGGCGGGCCCATGCAGCGCCGGCCGTGGCGCACGCCGGGCTACGGCCTCGGCCTCATGATAGATGTCGCGTCTCCCCGAGGCCGGTGCCACGGTCATACGGGCCAGGGACCGGGCAGCACGGCGGCCGCCTACCGCTTCGCTGATCTCGACTCGCCATGTACGGCGTCGGCATTTGCGCCGGTGGAGGACCAAGGGGTCGTCGAACAGGCCGTGCTCGCCTTGCCAAAGACGATGAGCTAG
- a CDS encoding alpha/beta hydrolase, protein GYDWGGRAACIVALVAPERVRALVTIGGYNVQNTLGPPRPASPLEERAYWYQWYFNTERGRLGLEQNRRELCRFLWQEWSPTWRFDDATFDRTAPSFDNPDFVEVVIHSYRHRHGNAPSDPRFDAMERRLAERPPITVPSVALWGGDDGVDPTRRSERHMSLFPGGTERRIVAGVGHFMPREQPAAVVEAMRELLAKSE, encoded by the coding sequence CGGGCTATGACTGGGGTGGACGCGCTGCCTGTATCGTTGCCCTCGTGGCGCCTGAGCGCGTGCGCGCGCTCGTCACCATCGGAGGCTATAACGTCCAAAACACCCTGGGGCCGCCGCGCCCCGCCAGCCCGCTCGAGGAGCGAGCGTACTGGTATCAGTGGTATTTCAATACGGAGCGCGGCCGCCTGGGCCTCGAGCAGAACCGGCGCGAGCTGTGTCGCTTCCTGTGGCAGGAGTGGTCGCCGACCTGGCGGTTCGATGACGCCACCTTCGACCGGACGGCGCCGTCATTCGACAATCCTGACTTCGTCGAGGTGGTGATCCATTCCTATCGCCATCGCCACGGCAATGCGCCCAGCGACCCACGCTTCGATGCCATGGAGCGCCGACTTGCGGAGCGGCCTCCCATCACCGTACCCAGCGTGGCGCTCTGGGGCGGCGATGATGGGGTCGATCCCACGCGCCGCTCGGAGCGGCACATGTCGCTGTTTCCCGGCGGCACCGAGCGTCGCATCGTGGCCGGCGTCGGTCATTTCATGCCGCGCGAGCAACCCGCGGCCGTGGTCGAGGCGATGCGGGAACTCCTCGCGAAGTCCGAGTAG